A genome region from Aquisalimonas asiatica includes the following:
- the zipA gene encoding cell division protein ZipA: MDTLRWILLAVGVLVIAGLFGYYKWQERQGSKGRRSTSKSAGVRRSVRGDRDVEAALRDMDDFLLDDGIDEAADLPDLEAEPDDAPVGRARVRTSHHETVDNDSSVGPVRVRSVADDVGAADFSDALDEEPADAWNDDFEPEYDEAPDAYEDESDHEREEGGWNLGPVRIPRPSWVKDAGWLGGDHGSRADSDAQEDDQASYEDAVAQAVGEKIIVLHVHAGEGMCFTADGVSDALEQVGLRLGQHEIFHRHVETRRGEEPMFSVASMVKPGTLDPSQPETLETPGLALFMQLPGPFDGLSGFEQMLETARRLADQLDGHLLDGKRCDLTAQSVEHIREDLREYRRLAHLAARKTRA, from the coding sequence ATGGATACATTGCGCTGGATACTGCTGGCTGTTGGCGTGCTCGTGATCGCCGGCCTGTTTGGCTACTACAAATGGCAGGAGCGCCAGGGCAGCAAGGGCAGGAGAAGCACCTCGAAGTCGGCAGGGGTGCGGCGGTCCGTGCGCGGCGATCGCGATGTGGAGGCCGCGCTGCGCGACATGGACGACTTCCTCCTGGATGACGGCATCGACGAAGCGGCTGATCTCCCTGATCTGGAAGCGGAGCCGGATGACGCGCCCGTTGGCCGTGCCCGGGTGCGCACCAGCCATCACGAGACCGTGGATAACGACTCCAGCGTTGGCCCCGTCCGCGTGCGCTCGGTGGCAGACGATGTGGGCGCCGCGGATTTCTCCGATGCCCTGGATGAGGAACCGGCGGACGCCTGGAACGACGATTTCGAGCCGGAATACGACGAAGCGCCGGACGCGTACGAGGACGAGTCCGACCATGAACGGGAAGAAGGGGGCTGGAATCTGGGGCCCGTGCGGATTCCCAGGCCCTCCTGGGTCAAGGATGCCGGCTGGCTGGGCGGTGATCACGGTTCGCGTGCGGACAGCGACGCGCAGGAGGACGATCAGGCGAGCTACGAGGACGCGGTGGCCCAGGCCGTGGGTGAGAAGATCATCGTTCTGCACGTGCACGCGGGCGAAGGGATGTGCTTTACCGCAGACGGTGTGAGCGATGCGCTGGAGCAGGTCGGCCTGCGGCTGGGGCAGCACGAGATCTTCCACCGGCATGTGGAAACGCGTCGTGGCGAGGAGCCGATGTTCAGCGTCGCCAGCATGGTCAAGCCCGGGACACTGGACCCGTCGCAGCCGGAAACCCTCGAGACCCCCGGGCTGGCGCTGTTCATGCAGTTGCCGGGGCCGTTCGACGGCCTGTCAGGGTTCGAGCAGATGCTGGAGACGGCCCGCCGGTTGGCAGACCAGCTCGACGGCCATCTGCTGGACGGCAAGCGCTGCGATCTTACGGCGCAGTCCGTGGAGCACATTCGCGAGGACCTGCGGGAGTACCGCCGACTGGCCCATCTGGCGGCGCGCAAGACGCGGGCGTGA
- a CDS encoding acyl-CoA dehydrogenase family protein: MHFEHSQRTLELRDRLQAFVDEHIVPNDARYKEELEANRQAGKAYAAVPLVEELKPLAREAGLWNLFLPEEEYGAGLSNLEYAPLAEIMGRYMWSSEVFNCNAPDTGNMEVLARYGSEEQKRDWLYPLLNGEIRSSFAMTEPAVASSDATNIETRIERDGDEYVINGRKWFITNGCSEKTRVFILMGKTDPDNPDRHKQQSMIIVPKDTPGVHIVRDMPVYGYYHAPKGHPEIAFDNVRVPASNMILGEGRGFEIAQGRLGPGRIHHVMRVIGQAERAFELMCKRLSERVAFHKPLSEQGVWRERIAESRIRIDQLRWLTLNAAYMMDTVGNKVAKKEIAMIKVAAPDMACQVIDWAIQAHGAAGYTEDFPLADMYVYARHLRTADGPDEVHRNAIAKEELKAYL; encoded by the coding sequence ATGCATTTCGAACACTCACAGCGAACCCTTGAACTGCGCGACCGCCTGCAGGCGTTCGTGGACGAGCACATCGTGCCCAACGATGCCCGCTACAAGGAAGAGCTGGAGGCGAACCGCCAGGCAGGCAAGGCCTATGCGGCGGTTCCGCTGGTGGAGGAGCTCAAGCCCCTGGCCCGGGAAGCCGGGCTGTGGAACCTGTTCCTGCCCGAGGAGGAGTACGGCGCCGGCCTGTCCAACCTGGAGTATGCGCCCCTGGCAGAGATCATGGGCCGGTACATGTGGTCGTCCGAGGTGTTCAACTGCAACGCGCCCGACACGGGCAACATGGAAGTACTCGCCCGCTACGGCAGCGAGGAGCAGAAGCGGGACTGGCTGTATCCGCTACTGAACGGCGAGATCCGGTCCTCCTTCGCCATGACCGAGCCGGCGGTTGCCTCCAGCGACGCCACCAACATCGAGACGCGCATCGAGCGCGATGGTGACGAGTACGTGATCAACGGCCGCAAGTGGTTCATCACCAACGGCTGCAGCGAGAAGACCCGCGTCTTCATCCTCATGGGCAAGACGGACCCGGACAACCCCGACCGTCACAAGCAGCAGTCCATGATCATCGTGCCCAAGGACACCCCCGGCGTGCACATCGTGCGCGACATGCCGGTGTACGGCTACTATCACGCGCCCAAGGGGCACCCGGAGATCGCGTTCGACAACGTGCGCGTGCCGGCCTCGAACATGATTCTCGGCGAGGGCCGCGGCTTCGAGATCGCCCAGGGCCGGCTGGGGCCGGGGCGCATCCACCACGTCATGCGGGTGATCGGCCAGGCGGAGCGGGCGTTCGAGCTCATGTGCAAACGGCTGAGCGAGCGCGTCGCGTTCCATAAACCGCTGTCCGAGCAGGGTGTGTGGCGGGAGCGGATCGCCGAAAGTCGTATCCGCATCGACCAGCTCCGCTGGCTCACGCTGAACGCGGCCTACATGATGGACACCGTCGGCAACAAGGTGGCGAAGAAGGAGATCGCCATGATCAAGGTGGCGGCCCCGGACATGGCGTGCCAGGTCATCGACTGGGCCATCCAGGCCCACGGTGCGGCCGGCTACACCGAGGACTTCCCGCTGGCGGACATGTACGTCTACGCCCGCCACCTGCGCACGGCGGACGGCCCCGATGAAGTCCACCGGAACGCCATCGCCAAGGAAGAGCTGAAGGCGTACCTGTAA
- a CDS encoding 3-hydroxybutyryl-CoA dehydrogenase, protein MSVKTVGVIGAGTMGNGIAQAFAVSGFSVKMSDIGQEQVDRGRKAIEKSLDRLVSKDKLSVADHGAALGRVEGVVGLDGLADCDFIVEAATEREELKLDIFRKLSDLVSAETVLASNTSSISLTRIAAATANPERVIGMHFFNPVPVMKLVEVVRALQTSDAVFEQVESLTRQLGKEPVAVKDSPGFAVNRILVPMINEACFACAEGIAAPEDIDKVMQMGANHPMGPLALADLIGLDTCLEVMKVLHSALGDPKYRPSPLLQQMVDAGYLGRKVGRGFYVYD, encoded by the coding sequence ATGAGCGTCAAGACTGTCGGTGTGATCGGTGCGGGCACCATGGGCAACGGCATCGCCCAGGCGTTTGCCGTGAGCGGGTTCAGCGTGAAAATGTCCGATATCGGGCAGGAGCAGGTGGACCGGGGGCGCAAGGCGATCGAAAAGAGCCTGGACCGCCTGGTCTCCAAGGACAAGCTCTCCGTGGCCGATCACGGTGCGGCCCTGGGGCGGGTTGAAGGCGTGGTGGGGCTCGATGGCCTTGCCGACTGCGACTTCATCGTCGAAGCGGCCACCGAGCGCGAGGAGCTCAAGCTGGACATCTTCCGCAAGCTCTCGGACTTGGTCAGTGCCGAGACCGTCCTGGCGTCCAACACCTCGTCCATTTCGCTCACCCGCATCGCCGCGGCCACCGCGAACCCGGAGCGGGTCATCGGCATGCACTTCTTCAACCCGGTGCCCGTGATGAAACTGGTGGAGGTGGTGCGTGCGCTGCAGACCAGCGACGCCGTGTTCGAGCAGGTGGAGAGCCTGACCCGGCAGCTGGGCAAGGAGCCCGTGGCCGTGAAGGACAGCCCCGGATTCGCCGTGAACCGTATCCTGGTGCCCATGATCAACGAGGCCTGCTTCGCCTGCGCCGAGGGCATCGCCGCGCCGGAGGACATCGACAAGGTCATGCAGATGGGCGCTAACCACCCCATGGGGCCGCTGGCCCTGGCCGATCTGATCGGCCTGGACACCTGTCTGGAAGTCATGAAGGTGCTGCACTCCGCGCTGGGGGACCCGAAGTACCGCCCGTCGCCGCTGCTGCAGCAGATGGTCGACGCCGGCTACCTGGGTCGCAAGGTCGGTCGTGGCTTCTACGTTTACGACTGA
- a CDS encoding cobyrinic acid a,c-diamide synthase, producing MLGFLQGFAYGLFLSCIPWFIAGMVNPAVAVPNEPPSRWHVILRYWLGIPFLAFLLWLTSLWGGFGPTLAGWIVGLLAIAVEVPLERAWRRWLARRREKRQHREQEARKRQRQAEKEARAREAGVAVLDPDHPPEDADAVVQALCNVKRRLQEARRGDLAVQVDRLYSRYSHGLAVLGARFDPGELTYQRAAGLMAEVCRGALDNFHAMASQAASVAGVDADYVRGRLQREGATLPAEERQALERRLDLLQETEASLKALGGRNEAVITALDDATVAVARVETARPHASVAAERALQDLQRFVDGAGRYQRSE from the coding sequence ATGCTCGGCTTTCTCCAGGGGTTCGCCTACGGCCTGTTCCTCTCCTGTATCCCGTGGTTCATTGCCGGCATGGTGAATCCGGCAGTGGCGGTGCCCAACGAACCGCCGAGCCGGTGGCACGTCATCCTGCGCTACTGGCTGGGGATTCCGTTTCTCGCCTTCCTGCTCTGGCTGACGTCGCTCTGGGGCGGGTTCGGCCCGACGCTGGCCGGCTGGATCGTCGGGCTCCTTGCCATTGCTGTGGAAGTGCCGCTGGAGCGGGCCTGGCGACGATGGCTGGCACGCCGCCGCGAGAAGCGCCAGCACCGGGAACAGGAGGCGCGCAAGCGGCAGCGGCAGGCCGAGAAGGAGGCGCGCGCGCGGGAAGCGGGGGTCGCCGTGCTCGACCCCGATCACCCGCCCGAGGATGCCGACGCGGTGGTCCAGGCGCTGTGCAACGTGAAGAGACGGCTGCAGGAGGCGCGGCGGGGGGACCTCGCCGTGCAGGTGGACCGCCTGTACTCCCGTTACAGTCACGGTCTTGCGGTCCTGGGCGCGCGCTTCGATCCCGGCGAGCTGACCTATCAGCGGGCCGCAGGGCTCATGGCCGAGGTCTGCCGGGGCGCGCTGGACAACTTCCACGCCATGGCCTCCCAGGCGGCCAGTGTTGCCGGTGTCGACGCCGATTACGTGCGCGGACGCCTGCAGCGTGAAGGTGCTACGCTGCCAGCTGAAGAGCGTCAGGCTCTGGAGCGGCGCCTGGACCTGTTGCAGGAGACGGAAGCGAGCCTGAAAGCGCTGGGCGGCCGTAACGAGGCGGTGATCACCGCGCTGGACGATGCCACGGTCGCGGTGGCCCGGGTCGAGACGGCGCGGCCTCATGCGTCCGTCGCCGCCGAGCGGGCGCTGCAGGATCTGCAGCGCTTTGTCGACGGCGCGGGCCGGTATCAGCGTAGTGAGTGA
- a CDS encoding toxic anion resistance protein gives MTETSDDHGDATLKLAIPDPEDLTGHADTADAEATLAAEADAFVRRMLEADAEHAQRQREAVDTMGADAQQEAAHRSAMLQTPLRQLAHQGDDGGPVARSLEDLRARMDDLDPHRHALSRGGVSRLLGRIPGVGSPMQRYFRRFETAQEALDGIIHDLESGRDMLRRDNLTLSDDQAALRASMERLERDVALGRLIDERLVAAAAEYPAEHPRRAFLENELLFPLRQRITDLQQQLAVAQQGVLALEVVIRNNRELMRGVDRAINVTVSALNVAVTVAMGLANQRLVLDRVEALNSGTSDMIAGTAKALRGQGVDIQNRAASTSLDMEQLEQAFTDVLAAIDEVSRYRREALPRLDEQIDRLDQLAARGRASVRSMDEGNASHDRHEQ, from the coding sequence ATGACCGAAACCAGTGACGACCACGGCGACGCGACCCTGAAGCTCGCCATCCCGGACCCCGAGGATCTGACGGGCCACGCCGACACGGCCGACGCCGAGGCGACCCTGGCCGCAGAGGCGGATGCGTTCGTGCGCAGAATGCTGGAGGCGGATGCGGAGCACGCCCAGCGGCAGCGCGAGGCGGTGGATACCATGGGTGCCGATGCCCAGCAGGAAGCCGCGCATCGCAGCGCCATGCTGCAGACGCCGCTGCGGCAGCTTGCGCACCAGGGGGATGATGGCGGCCCGGTGGCCCGCTCCCTGGAAGACCTGCGCGCACGCATGGACGACCTCGACCCCCATCGCCACGCGCTCTCCCGCGGTGGCGTGTCGCGCCTGCTCGGGCGCATTCCCGGCGTGGGAAGTCCCATGCAGCGCTATTTCCGGCGATTCGAGACGGCGCAGGAAGCGCTGGACGGCATTATCCACGACCTGGAATCGGGCCGTGACATGCTCCGGCGGGACAATCTCACTCTCAGTGACGATCAGGCCGCGCTGCGGGCCAGCATGGAACGCCTGGAGCGGGACGTGGCCCTGGGCCGCCTGATCGACGAGCGGCTGGTGGCCGCCGCGGCGGAGTACCCGGCCGAGCACCCGCGCCGCGCCTTTCTGGAGAACGAACTCCTGTTTCCGCTGCGCCAGCGCATCACCGATCTGCAGCAGCAGCTGGCCGTGGCGCAGCAGGGCGTGCTGGCGCTGGAAGTGGTCATCCGCAACAACCGTGAACTCATGCGCGGCGTCGATCGCGCCATCAACGTCACCGTCTCGGCGCTGAACGTGGCCGTGACCGTGGCCATGGGCCTGGCCAACCAGCGGCTGGTGCTGGACCGCGTGGAAGCGCTGAACAGTGGCACCTCCGACATGATCGCCGGCACCGCGAAAGCGTTGCGTGGCCAGGGTGTCGATATCCAGAACCGGGCGGCCTCCACGTCCCTGGACATGGAGCAGCTGGAACAGGCCTTTACCGACGTGCTCGCCGCCATCGACGAGGTCTCCCGCTACCGGCGCGAGGCCTTGCCGCGGCTGGACGAACAGATCGACCGGCTGGATCAGCTGGCCGCGCGCGGCCGGGCGTCGGTCCGGTCAATGGACGAGGGGAATGCGAGTCATGACCGGCATGAGCAGTGA
- a CDS encoding FAD-binding oxidoreductase, whose protein sequence is MRVMTGMSSDADARPPADTVNRVVTELRERLGERVSTNATVLEQHGHDESGWPVMPPDAVVFAGSRDDVATTVTVCARHRVPMIPYGTGTAVEGHVQALHGGVVIDLSGMDQVVAVNAADMDCTVQAGVTRKQLNRHLRDTGLFFPIDPGADASIGGMTSTRASGTNAVRYGTMAGNVLSLTAVLPDGRVIDTGRRARKSSAGYDLTHLLIGAEGTLGVITDITLRLHGLPEAISSAVCAFPTVRDAVEAASETIQTGVPVARVELLDELQMQAINRYAGLDHPEAPHLFLEFHGSPAGVAEQAETTQAIASEHGGHTFQWATVEEERNRLWQARHDAYPAALQLRPGARPVLTDVCVPVSALADCIADAQRELERLPMPGTILGHVGDGNFHVILLCDPESADDYARAKAFNERLVERALALDGTCTGEHGIGMGKMPFLQAEHGDAVAVMRSIKAALDPHNLMNPGKVFQRA, encoded by the coding sequence ATGCGAGTCATGACCGGCATGAGCAGTGATGCCGACGCGAGGCCGCCCGCCGACACGGTGAACCGGGTCGTGACCGAACTGCGGGAGCGCCTGGGCGAGCGGGTGTCCACCAACGCCACGGTGCTCGAGCAGCACGGCCATGACGAATCCGGCTGGCCGGTGATGCCACCGGACGCCGTGGTCTTTGCCGGCTCCCGTGACGACGTGGCCACAACTGTGACTGTTTGTGCCCGCCACCGCGTGCCCATGATCCCCTACGGCACCGGCACCGCCGTGGAAGGGCATGTGCAGGCCCTGCACGGCGGCGTCGTCATCGATCTCTCCGGGATGGATCAGGTGGTGGCGGTCAACGCGGCCGACATGGACTGCACCGTGCAGGCGGGCGTGACCCGCAAGCAGCTCAACCGCCACCTGCGCGATACCGGGCTGTTCTTCCCCATCGACCCGGGGGCGGATGCGTCCATCGGTGGCATGACCTCGACCCGCGCCTCCGGCACCAACGCCGTGCGCTACGGCACCATGGCCGGCAACGTCCTCTCCCTCACCGCCGTCCTCCCGGATGGCCGGGTGATCGATACCGGCCGCCGCGCGCGCAAGTCCTCCGCCGGCTACGACCTCACGCACCTGCTCATCGGGGCCGAGGGCACCCTGGGTGTGATCACCGACATTACCCTGCGCCTGCACGGCCTGCCGGAGGCCATCAGCAGCGCCGTGTGCGCATTTCCAACGGTGCGGGATGCCGTGGAGGCGGCCAGCGAGACCATCCAGACCGGCGTCCCCGTGGCCCGGGTGGAACTGCTGGACGAGCTGCAGATGCAGGCCATCAACCGGTACGCCGGCCTGGATCACCCCGAGGCGCCGCACCTGTTCCTGGAGTTCCACGGCTCCCCGGCGGGCGTCGCCGAGCAGGCGGAGACCACCCAGGCCATTGCCAGCGAGCACGGGGGACACACCTTCCAGTGGGCCACCGTCGAAGAGGAGCGCAACCGCCTCTGGCAGGCCCGGCACGACGCCTATCCCGCCGCACTGCAACTGCGCCCGGGCGCCCGGCCGGTGCTGACCGACGTCTGCGTCCCCGTGTCCGCACTGGCCGACTGCATCGCGGACGCCCAGCGCGAACTGGAACGCCTGCCCATGCCCGGCACCATCCTCGGCCACGTGGGTGACGGCAACTTCCACGTCATCCTGCTCTGCGACCCGGAAAGCGCCGACGACTACGCCCGGGCCAAGGCCTTCAATGAACGCCTCGTGGAACGCGCCCTGGCCCTGGACGGCACCTGCACCGGCGAGCACGGCATCGGCATGGGCAAGATGCCCTTCCTCCAGGCCGAGCACGGCGACGCCGTGGCCGTCATGCGCAGCATCAAGGCCGCCCTGGACCCCCACAACCTGATGAATCCGGGAAAGGTGTTCCAGCGAGCCTGA
- a CDS encoding acyl-CoA dehydrogenase family protein yields MDFAHSARTEELRSRVIQFMEHYVLPYNSQWHREAATGQYPLELVDDIKALARWDGLWNLFLPGLRGDEPGTALSNLEYAPIAEVMGRVHWAPEVFNCSAPDTGNMELLHLFASPRQYDSWQRPLLEGTIRSCFAMSEPDVASSDATNMQTSIRRDGDEYVINGRKWFITGPSHPNCQLAVVLGVSNADPDSDPHARHSMVLVPMDAPGLEVVRNIPIMHYHSPEGHCELVFRNVRVPAENLLGEEGQGFAMAQARLGPGRIHHCMRSIGQCEVALELMRERALERRTFGQYLSDQANIREWIAESRLEIDQARLLVLQAAWQIDTQGARAARTAVSGIKAVVARLQTRVVDRAMQVFGAMGLTPDTPLSYLWTWGRAMRFLDGPDEVHLRSVARDELRKARETRGATAPYFTFTDQ; encoded by the coding sequence ATGGATTTCGCGCACAGCGCCCGAACCGAGGAACTGCGATCCCGGGTGATTCAGTTCATGGAACACTACGTTCTGCCCTACAACAGCCAGTGGCACCGGGAAGCGGCAACGGGACAGTATCCACTGGAGCTGGTGGACGACATCAAGGCACTGGCCCGCTGGGACGGCCTGTGGAACCTGTTCCTCCCGGGGCTCCGCGGGGATGAGCCCGGCACGGCCCTGAGCAACCTGGAGTATGCACCCATCGCCGAGGTCATGGGCCGGGTTCACTGGGCACCCGAGGTGTTCAACTGCTCGGCGCCGGACACCGGCAACATGGAGCTGCTGCACCTGTTCGCTTCCCCCCGCCAGTATGACAGCTGGCAGCGGCCCCTGCTGGAGGGCACCATCCGCTCCTGCTTCGCCATGAGTGAGCCGGACGTGGCCTCATCGGACGCCACCAACATGCAGACCTCCATCCGCCGTGACGGCGATGAGTACGTGATCAACGGCCGCAAGTGGTTCATCACCGGGCCGTCCCATCCCAACTGCCAACTGGCGGTGGTGCTCGGGGTGTCGAATGCGGACCCGGACAGCGATCCCCACGCCCGGCACAGCATGGTGCTGGTGCCAATGGATGCACCGGGGCTGGAGGTGGTGCGCAACATCCCCATCATGCACTACCACTCGCCCGAGGGGCACTGCGAGCTGGTCTTCCGGAACGTGCGCGTCCCGGCGGAGAATCTTCTCGGCGAGGAAGGCCAGGGCTTCGCCATGGCGCAGGCACGGCTGGGGCCGGGCCGCATTCACCACTGCATGCGCTCCATCGGCCAGTGCGAGGTGGCGCTGGAGCTGATGCGGGAGCGGGCGCTGGAGCGCCGCACGTTCGGGCAGTATCTATCGGACCAGGCCAACATCCGTGAGTGGATCGCGGAGTCCCGCCTGGAGATCGATCAGGCGCGGCTGCTGGTGTTGCAGGCGGCGTGGCAGATCGATACACAGGGCGCCCGGGCGGCGCGCACGGCGGTGTCGGGGATCAAGGCGGTGGTGGCGCGGCTGCAGACACGGGTGGTGGACCGGGCCATGCAGGTGTTTGGCGCCATGGGGCTGACGCCGGATACGCCGTTGAGTTATCTCTGGACCTGGGGCCGGGCCATGCGGTTCCTGGATGGGCCGGATGAGGTGCATCTGCGGAGTGTGGCGCGGGACGAGTTGCGCAAGGCGCGGGAGACGCGGGGGGCGACGGCGCCGTATTTCACGTTTACGGATCAATAG
- a CDS encoding transglutaminase domain-containing protein, translating to MRLEVGCVIRMECPQPTPLILLLRPRSGRYQWIISERYALTPHVPATEYVDGFGNLCQRLVAPPGLFTVETSAEVDVAAEEAIASGAPYVPVETLPDEVLVYLMPSRFCESDRLGAVASEAAGSAAMGYDQVAAISQWVYQHLTYLPESDPSPVSALEVYARGEGVCRDFAHLAVALCRSLNIPARMVAGYLQDLEPMDLHAWFEAYVGGRWYTFDPTRPGNNKARVTLAQGRDAADIPVFNQFGPPVTPSRMDVFVRPLSR from the coding sequence ATGCGGCTTGAGGTCGGGTGCGTCATCCGGATGGAGTGTCCGCAGCCAACGCCACTGATCCTGCTGTTGCGGCCGCGCAGTGGCCGGTACCAGTGGATCATCAGTGAACGCTATGCGCTCACGCCCCACGTGCCGGCAACCGAGTACGTCGACGGCTTCGGCAACCTGTGTCAGCGCCTGGTGGCTCCGCCCGGCCTGTTCACCGTGGAGACCTCGGCCGAGGTGGATGTGGCCGCCGAGGAGGCGATCGCCTCCGGTGCGCCTTACGTGCCGGTGGAAACCCTGCCCGACGAGGTGCTGGTCTACCTCATGCCGAGCCGCTTCTGCGAATCCGACCGCCTGGGCGCCGTTGCGAGCGAGGCCGCCGGCAGCGCAGCCATGGGATACGACCAGGTCGCTGCGATCTCGCAGTGGGTGTACCAGCACCTCACCTACCTGCCGGAGTCGGATCCCTCGCCGGTGTCCGCCCTTGAGGTGTACGCCAGGGGCGAAGGGGTCTGCCGTGATTTCGCCCACCTGGCCGTTGCCCTGTGCCGCAGCCTGAATATCCCGGCACGCATGGTGGCCGGCTATCTCCAGGATCTCGAACCCATGGATCTGCACGCCTGGTTCGAAGCCTACGTTGGTGGTCGCTGGTACACGTTCGATCCCACCCGCCCGGGCAACAACAAGGCACGGGTCACGCTGGCCCAGGGGCGCGACGCCGCGGACATCCCGGTGTTCAATCAGTTCGGGCCACCGGTGACGCCGTCGCGCATGGACGTCTTCGTGCGGCCTCTGTCGCGCTGA
- the lnt gene encoding apolipoprotein N-acyltransferase, with translation MAASSEQPTRAGLANRTLPIALAALAGLLLSLPFLLPQAFVAGWVALVPLLMALENRSLKGAWLLGLVAGLTAWASGTYWMADFFSLFKGYSAPWHTAAAAVYWLYAAQAFALAALALQWLRRVTGLSDLLLVPIVFVGVLNLFPVLFPLRPGEGQSLFLPAIQGVDLGGVRTLDLLMALAATLIHEQLRVAGHRSRLSLRLAAAGLLVAWFGYGIAALHDWRETTATLPPLTVGVVQPNDPPTRGIPPLPSGYSRLAPPELEATRDLAGAGAELVVWPEARYKGYHRNPGVRHRYHQAARELGITLAFQDAETADQGGGTHHYNTASVLGPDGAPAGHYRKMGRVPFGEYLPWADTLPWLAPAAEAYFGDFMETLTAGDRPDAIEVAGRRVIPRICYETVFPELVARGVDGAGGVLVVHSMNNWFGETAQPSMHLRTSILRAVENRVPMVHAINNGPSALVGPDGGIIKATTPFATDTLLADLPDPQDTGATLFNRYPRAVPMALNTGLGVLVAYAAACAWRRRAGQRDRGRTKTSMRDGVTGGPN, from the coding sequence ATGGCAGCCTCCTCGGAACAGCCCACCCGCGCCGGCCTCGCAAACCGGACTCTGCCGATCGCCCTTGCCGCGCTCGCGGGTCTGCTCCTCAGCCTGCCGTTCCTCCTGCCACAGGCGTTTGTCGCCGGCTGGGTCGCCCTGGTCCCGCTGCTCATGGCACTGGAGAACCGTTCACTGAAAGGCGCCTGGCTCCTGGGACTGGTGGCCGGCCTGACCGCATGGGCGTCCGGCACCTACTGGATGGCCGATTTCTTTTCCCTGTTCAAGGGGTACTCAGCCCCCTGGCATACCGCCGCCGCGGCGGTCTACTGGCTCTACGCCGCCCAGGCATTCGCCCTCGCGGCGCTGGCACTGCAGTGGCTGAGACGTGTCACCGGGCTCTCCGACCTGCTGCTCGTGCCCATCGTCTTTGTCGGTGTCCTGAACCTGTTCCCTGTGCTGTTTCCGCTGCGGCCCGGCGAGGGACAATCCCTGTTTCTCCCTGCCATCCAGGGCGTGGACCTGGGCGGTGTGCGCACCCTCGACCTGCTCATGGCCCTGGCGGCGACACTGATCCACGAGCAGCTCCGCGTCGCCGGGCACAGAAGCCGGCTGTCGCTTCGGCTGGCCGCCGCCGGCCTGCTGGTCGCGTGGTTCGGTTACGGCATCGCCGCCCTTCACGACTGGCGTGAGACAACCGCGACCCTGCCCCCCCTGACCGTGGGGGTGGTGCAGCCCAACGACCCGCCAACCCGGGGTATTCCACCCCTGCCCTCCGGCTACTCGCGTCTGGCGCCCCCGGAGCTGGAGGCGACCCGCGATCTGGCCGGGGCCGGTGCCGAGCTGGTGGTCTGGCCCGAGGCGCGTTACAAGGGCTACCACCGCAACCCCGGTGTCCGGCACCGCTACCATCAGGCCGCCCGGGAACTGGGCATCACCCTGGCGTTCCAGGATGCGGAGACGGCCGATCAGGGCGGCGGGACGCACCACTACAACACCGCAAGCGTACTGGGTCCGGACGGCGCACCTGCAGGCCACTACCGCAAGATGGGCCGGGTGCCCTTCGGGGAATACCTACCATGGGCAGACACCCTGCCCTGGCTGGCCCCCGCCGCGGAGGCCTACTTCGGTGACTTCATGGAGACGCTCACGGCCGGGGACCGGCCGGACGCCATTGAAGTCGCCGGGCGACGCGTGATCCCGCGCATCTGCTACGAGACCGTGTTCCCCGAGCTGGTCGCGCGCGGCGTGGATGGCGCCGGCGGGGTCCTGGTGGTGCACTCGATGAACAACTGGTTCGGTGAAACAGCGCAGCCATCAATGCACCTGCGCACGTCGATTCTCCGCGCGGTGGAGAATCGCGTGCCCATGGTGCATGCCATCAACAACGGCCCGTCTGCCCTGGTCGGCCCCGATGGGGGGATCATCAAGGCAACCACCCCCTTCGCAACGGACACCCTGCTCGCTGACCTGCCGGACCCGCAGGACACCGGTGCCACCCTCTTCAACCGGTATCCGCGGGCAGTGCCCATGGCCCTGAACACGGGCCTGGGCGTCCTGGTGGCCTACGCCGCCGCATGCGCCTGGCGCCGACGCGCCGGTCAGCGCGACAGAGGCCGCACGAAGACGTCCATGCGCGACGGCGTCACCGGTGGCCCGAACTGA